The proteins below are encoded in one region of Nakamurella flava:
- a CDS encoding DUF7455 domain-containing protein — translation MTEALTRPELTAADRCDRCGAAAAVRAVLPTGGELLFCGHHARAHSDRLEQMAAVLHDSRTDKA, via the coding sequence ATGACCGAGGCTTTGACCCGTCCGGAACTGACCGCCGCCGACCGTTGCGATCGCTGCGGAGCCGCCGCAGCCGTCCGCGCTGTGCTGCCCACCGGTGGCGAGCTCCTGTTCTGCGGCCACCACGCACGGGCCCACTCGGACCGCCTGGAGCAGATGGCCGCCGTGCTGCACGATTCCCGCACCGACAAGGCGTAG